TTGCGACAATTGCCGGACTCACGCTCCAAATGGGACTTTTTGCTTCCGGAGCATTGCTATTTTTATCATTATTGGACTTTATGTACCAAAAATATGACTTTGAAAAGGGCATCCGTATGTCAAAGCAAGACTTGAAGGATGAGTATAAAAATATAGAAGGTGACCCGCTCATCAAATCAAAGATCAAGCAAAAGCAAAGAGAGATGGCAATGCGGCGGATGATGCAAGAAGTTCCGAAAGCAGATGTAGTCATAACAAACCCGACTCACTACGCCATAGCGTTAAAGTATGACGAAGAGAAGGCCGATGCGCCGGTCGTGGTTGCCAAAGGTGTCGACTTTGTCGCACAGAAAATTAAATTGATTGCCAAAGAAAACGAAATCATGTCTGTCGAAAATCGTCCGCTTGCCAGGGCTTTATATAGTCAGGCTGAGATCGGGGATGCCATACCCGAAGAATTTTTCAAGGCTGTGGCAGAGATTCTTGCGTATGTATATCAAACAAAAAATAAAGTGCTGTAATTTTCAAGGTATGCAGTGTTTAGGAGAGAAGAAATATGTCCGGAAAAGACCTATCTGTCATATTCGGTGTCATTTTAATAGTTGCGATGTTAATCATTCCTTTTCCATCCTGGCTGTTAAGTATACTGATTATGGTCAATATATCAATCGCACTGCTGGTGCTTTTGAACACAATGAATATGACGGAGCCGCTGCAATTTTCTGTTTTTCCTTCATTGCTGTTAATTTTAACTTTGTTTCGATTGGGACTGAATGTCTCCACAACCCGTGCTATTTTGTCACATGGAGAGGCCGGGGGAGTTGTTGAGGTATTCGGTTCATTCGTTGTCGGCGGCAATGTAGTAGTGGGTATGGTTGTTTTCTTCATTTTGGTCATTATCCAATTCATAGTTATTACAAAAGGATCTGAACGTGTATCAGAGGTTGCAGCGAGGTTTACACTCGATGCAATGCCTGGGAAACAGATGAGTATCGATGCGGATTTGAATGCAGGGATGATCTCTGAACAACAGGCCCGTGAACGTCGCGAAAAGGTTAGCAGGGAGTCTGATTTCTATGGAGCGATGGACGGTGCCAGTAAATTTGTAAAAGGGGATGCAATTGCTGGTATCATCATTGTTTTGATTAACCTGATTTTTGGTATTGTCATCGGTATGACGCAGCAGGGATTGGCAATTGGCGATGCCGCTCAACGGTACTCGCTTTTGACGGTAGGAGATGGTATTGTCAGCCAGATCCCCGCGTTGTTGATTTCAACTGCTACCGGCATTGTGGTCACCAGGGCAGCATCAGATGGGAATTTGGGTTTCGACATAACTTCGCAGCTTACTGCTTATCCTAAGATGCTGTATGTTGCCGGTGGTACGATTTTCCTGCTTGGTTTGTTCACACCAATAACAGATTTGCTGACCATTCCGTTAGCTGGTCTATTGGCTTATGGCGGATATGCATTCTCTCGTGTGCCTGAACCTGACCAGCAACAGATTCAGGAAATGGAAGAGGATATCCAGATGGATGAAATGAAGAGTCCAGAAAGTGTTGTCAATCTATTGAATGTAGATCCGATAGAATTTGAATTCGGCTATGGATTGATTCCTCTCGCAGACGCAAACCAGGGAGGAGACCTGTTAGACAGGATTGTCATGATCAGGAGACAGCTTGCAATAGAGCTTGGCCTCGTTATTCCTGTCGTTAGAATTCGGGACAATATCCAGCTACAGCCAAATGAATACAGGCTGAAAATAAAAGGAAATGAAATGGCAAGGGGAGAATTGCTGTTGGATCATTATCTCGCGATGAGTCCTGGAATCGAGGATGAATCGATCGAAGGAATCGATACTGTGGAACCAAGCTTTGGCTTGCCTGCTAAATGGATTACAGAAGAAATGAAGGAGCAGGCTGAAATCTTTGGTTATACCGTAGTTGATCCACCTTCCGTCGTATCCACCCATATAACTGAAGTGATCAAGGCAAATGCTCATGAGCTTCTAGGGCGACAGGAAACCAAGCAGCTGATCGACCATCTGCGTGAAAGCTATCCAATCCTTGTCGAGGAAGCGACGCCAAATCCTCTGTCAGTCGGCGAGATTCAAAAAGTACTGGGCAAGCTTCTGAAGGAGAATGTTTCAATCAGGAATCTGCCCATCATCTTTGAAACTCTTGCAGACTATGGAAAGATCACAACAGATACAGATATCCTTGCTGAATATGTGCGCCAGGCACTTGCAAGGCAAATTACCAACCAGTATTCCAGGAACGGCGAAACACTGAAGGTAATCACATTATCAGGCAGAGTTGAAAAGTTGATTGCAGAAGGTGTCCAGCAAACTGAACACGGAAACTATTTATCGCTTGACCCGACAGTATCCCAGGGGATTCTTGAATCAGTAGCCAATCAAATCGAGCAGCTGAGCATCATGGAACAGACTCCGATCATTCTGTGCTCGCCTGCAGTAAGGATGTATGTGCGCCAGCTGACGGAAAGATATTTTGCCCAGATCCCTGTATTGTCTTATAACGAGCTAGAAGCTAATGTCGAAGTACAAAGTGTCGGAGTGGTGAATGGAGAATGAAAGTAAAAAAATATAAAGCTTCATCTATGCCGGAAGCAATGAAACAAGTAAGAGCCGAACTTGGAAGCGATGCAGTAATCCTTAATTCACGTGTTATACAAACAGGAGGATTCATGGGCTTTTTCAAGAAAAACAGCATAGAGGTCATTGCCGCCATTGATCCGGACACCGATATGACTCAGAAGCCTACCAGTATCGAGAAATCAGTGAAATACAATCCTCCAGTGATTAAAACAGAGGAATCCATAGTGGAGTTGAAAACTGGAAATAAGCTCCCTCCTGTAGCAGCACCCCCAACAGTTGATGGAGATTTGATCAGAGAGATATCACAGCTGAAAGACCTGCTAAAATCATCCGGCAGCACCGATGGGATTCCACTTCCTGAGCCTGTAAGCAGACATCTCCAACACTTAAGAAACCAGGATGTGGACCAGACGATAATTGATGATTTGTCCTCAGTCATCCTGGAAAAATGGTATCTAAGCGGCGCAGCAGCAAGTGCTGAAGAAATTATCGGATGGTGTGGCTCGGCAATTCAGCAAAGATTAAACGGACTTTCTTTCGGAGGGGTCAGTTTTAAGAAGAGGTTTGTAAATGTGATTGGGCCGACAGGTGTAGGCAAAACGACTACACTTGCAAAAATCGCTGCAGATTGTGTATTGAAGCATCAAAAGAGAGTTGCGTTCATAACAACTGACACATATAGGATCGCAGCGATTGAGCAGTTGAAAACTTACGCGAAAATTCTCGATGTGCCAATCGAGGTTTGCTACAACATGGACGATTTCAAGGGTGCGACTGAAAAGTTTGCCGATTTTGATTTGGTCTTTATCGATACAGCAGGACGAAATTTCCGGAATCAAAAATATGTAAATGATTTGAAAGATGTCATTGATTTTAATGAGGAAATGGAAACCTTTCTAGTATTGGCTCTCACTTCAAAGCAAAAGGATATGGAAGAAATCCGCAACCAATTTTCGCTAATCCATATCGACAAATTCATCTTTACAAAACTGGATGAGACATCTGTTTATGGATCCATGCTCAATATGGCAGATAAATACACTACTGGAATTGCCTATTTGACAAATGGACAAGACGTTCCAGATGACATAATTGGGGCAAGCCCTGAAATAACAGCAAATTCTATTCTTGGAGTCCACATCTATGAGTGACCAGGCAGAAAAGCTGAGAAACCGTCTCAGGACAACTATTCCTGACCGGGAAGCAAAGACACTCGCGGTTGTCAGTGGCAAGGGAGGGGTTGGCAAATCGAATTTTTCTTTGAACTTCTCGATTTCCCTCGCCAAGAAAGGTAATAAGGTATTGCTGTTTGATCTGGATATTGGAATGGGAAACATTGAAATTTTAATGGGCAAGCATTCTTCACTATCCATTGCAGACTTTCTAGCCGGCAAGGCTTCGATGGAAGAGGTTATTTTTCAAGGCCCTCATGGTGTTGAATATATTTCAGGCGGGACAGGGCTGAGTCAGTTAATCAGGATGGACAAGGAAAGTGTAGAATATTTCACCACGAGTTTAAGTGACGTATTAAGAAAATATGACTATATCATTTTTGATATGGGTGCCGGCTTGAATGAAGAAACGCTTTCAATACTCTTATCGGTAAATGAGATTTTCGTGATAACCACAACAGAGCCCACCTCCTTGATGGATGCTTATGCAACAATGAAATATATCCATCTCGCCGATGATAGCCTGCCTTTCTACCTCGTCGTTAACAGGGCTGGATCTATTAAGGAAGGTATGGAAACGATGGCCAGATTAGAGGATGTACTCCGGAAATTTTTGGGCAGAACACCGATTAAGCTGGGACTGCTGCCCGATGATAAATCTGTACAGGAAGCGGTAAAACGGCAAATTCCATTTGTGCTGTTCAATGAACGGTCACAAGCTTCAAAAGGAATGGCTGAAATAATCGGAAAATATATCAATAAAGAGAGCTACAATGCCGAAAAGAGAGATAACAGGAGTTTTACAACAAGATTGAAGCAATTCCTTTTCGAAAGGTAGTGGTCGAGTGGCAAGGATAAGAGTTCTCATCGTAGATGATTCAGCTTTCATGCGAAAGCTGATCAGCGACTTTCTATCAGAACATCCTGAGATTGAAGTAATTGGCACGGCACGTAACGGAGAGGATGCCTTGAAAAAATATCGGGAAACACACCCGGATGTCATCACCCTTGATGTTGAAATGCCAAAACTTAATGGCCTGGAAGTCTTGAAAATAATCATGCAAGAACGGCCTCTGCCGGTCGTCATGCTATCAAGCACAACAAAAGAGGGTGCTGATACAACACTCCAGGCAATTCAGGCAGGTGCAGTGGATTTTGTGGCAAAGCCCTCAGGATCCATATCTATTGATTTACATAAAGTCAAAACAGAATTAATCGAGAAAGTGTTATCTGCAAGCAAGGCGAATCTATCTAAATTAAGCAGCCAGCAAGAAGCACGAACGGCAGGAATGGCGATAAACACTTCAACACAACCAGAAAAAAATTCAGCAAAACTTTTTGGCAAAAGATTTAGTCCAGAAGCGAAGAAAATTGTCTGCATCGGTACTTCGACAGGAGGACCAAGAGCTCTGCAGCAAGTTTTAACCTCACTGCCAAAAGATATAGGGGTACCTTTGCTTGTTGTCCAGCACATGCCGCCAGGCTTTACGAAGTCTCTTGCCGCCCGTCTGGATTCCTTGAGCAGCATTACGGTCAAGGAAGCAGAAGATGGGGAGCTTTTACAAAAAGGGACGGCATATATAGCGCCGGGAGGATTTCATCTGGAAGTTAAGAATGTAGGTCCATCATTGGCGGTCAGGTTAAGCCAAGCTCCTCCGCGAAACGGTCATCGACCTTCCGTAGATGTGATGTTTGAGTCGGTCAGTGCAATCAAGAACTACTCCAAAGTAGCTGTCGTCATGACCGGGATGGGTGCAGATGGTTCCAGAGGCCTAATCGAAATGAAGAAGAATGGGAATGTAAAGGCCATTGCAGAATCGCAGGATTCATCCATTGTTTTCGGGATGCCGAAAGCTGCTATTGCAACGAACATGGTGGATGATGTGGCAAATGTTGAACACATTGCTGAAACAATCATGAATTATATTTGAGGCCGGAGGTGCCAGCACGTGGAATTAAATCAATATTTAGAAGTTTTTATAGAAGAAAGCAAGGAACATTTACAGGCCTGTAATGAACAACTGCTTGAGCTGGAGAAGAATCCGCACGATTTATCGATTATTAACGAAATCTTCAGATCTGCCCATACCCTTAAAGGGATGTCTGCCACGATGGGGTATGAAGATTTGGCCAGCCTGACTCATCAAATGGAAAATGTTCTGGATGCGATTCGGAATAACCGTTTGCTCACAACACCGGAAATCATCGATGTCATTTTCATGGCTGTCGATCATCTCGAAGATATGGTCCAGTCGATTGCAGCTGGAGGCGATGGGAAAAAGGACGTGTCCGAAACAGTTGAGAAGTTAATTCTGATAGAAAAAGGTGAAACCCTGCACACAGCAGCTGATGCAGAAGTAGCAGCTTCATTGGTAATGGAAGCACCAAAATCAAATTATGATGAATTTGAACTGACGGTTCTTAAGCAGTCTAAAGAACAGGGATTTGGAGTGTATGAAATTGAAATCGCATTGCGTGAAGATTGCCTGCTGAAAGCTGCCAGGGTTTATATGGTGTTCGAAGTCCTGGAAAAAATCGGAGAGGTAATCAAAGCGAACCCTTCAGTCGAACAGCTTGAGGAAGAACAGTTT
The nucleotide sequence above comes from Mesobacillus jeotgali. Encoded proteins:
- the flhA gene encoding flagellar biosynthesis protein FlhA gives rise to the protein MSGKDLSVIFGVILIVAMLIIPFPSWLLSILIMVNISIALLVLLNTMNMTEPLQFSVFPSLLLILTLFRLGLNVSTTRAILSHGEAGGVVEVFGSFVVGGNVVVGMVVFFILVIIQFIVITKGSERVSEVAARFTLDAMPGKQMSIDADLNAGMISEQQARERREKVSRESDFYGAMDGASKFVKGDAIAGIIIVLINLIFGIVIGMTQQGLAIGDAAQRYSLLTVGDGIVSQIPALLISTATGIVVTRAASDGNLGFDITSQLTAYPKMLYVAGGTIFLLGLFTPITDLLTIPLAGLLAYGGYAFSRVPEPDQQQIQEMEEDIQMDEMKSPESVVNLLNVDPIEFEFGYGLIPLADANQGGDLLDRIVMIRRQLAIELGLVIPVVRIRDNIQLQPNEYRLKIKGNEMARGELLLDHYLAMSPGIEDESIEGIDTVEPSFGLPAKWITEEMKEQAEIFGYTVVDPPSVVSTHITEVIKANAHELLGRQETKQLIDHLRESYPILVEEATPNPLSVGEIQKVLGKLLKENVSIRNLPIIFETLADYGKITTDTDILAEYVRQALARQITNQYSRNGETLKVITLSGRVEKLIAEGVQQTEHGNYLSLDPTVSQGILESVANQIEQLSIMEQTPIILCSPAVRMYVRQLTERYFAQIPVLSYNELEANVEVQSVGVVNGE
- the flhF gene encoding flagellar biosynthesis protein FlhF translates to MKVKKYKASSMPEAMKQVRAELGSDAVILNSRVIQTGGFMGFFKKNSIEVIAAIDPDTDMTQKPTSIEKSVKYNPPVIKTEESIVELKTGNKLPPVAAPPTVDGDLIREISQLKDLLKSSGSTDGIPLPEPVSRHLQHLRNQDVDQTIIDDLSSVILEKWYLSGAAASAEEIIGWCGSAIQQRLNGLSFGGVSFKKRFVNVIGPTGVGKTTTLAKIAADCVLKHQKRVAFITTDTYRIAAIEQLKTYAKILDVPIEVCYNMDDFKGATEKFADFDLVFIDTAGRNFRNQKYVNDLKDVIDFNEEMETFLVLALTSKQKDMEEIRNQFSLIHIDKFIFTKLDETSVYGSMLNMADKYTTGIAYLTNGQDVPDDIIGASPEITANSILGVHIYE
- a CDS encoding MinD/ParA family protein; amino-acid sequence: MSDQAEKLRNRLRTTIPDREAKTLAVVSGKGGVGKSNFSLNFSISLAKKGNKVLLFDLDIGMGNIEILMGKHSSLSIADFLAGKASMEEVIFQGPHGVEYISGGTGLSQLIRMDKESVEYFTTSLSDVLRKYDYIIFDMGAGLNEETLSILLSVNEIFVITTTEPTSLMDAYATMKYIHLADDSLPFYLVVNRAGSIKEGMETMARLEDVLRKFLGRTPIKLGLLPDDKSVQEAVKRQIPFVLFNERSQASKGMAEIIGKYINKESYNAEKRDNRSFTTRLKQFLFER
- a CDS encoding protein-glutamate methylesterase/protein-glutamine glutaminase, whose translation is MARIRVLIVDDSAFMRKLISDFLSEHPEIEVIGTARNGEDALKKYRETHPDVITLDVEMPKLNGLEVLKIIMQERPLPVVMLSSTTKEGADTTLQAIQAGAVDFVAKPSGSISIDLHKVKTELIEKVLSASKANLSKLSSQQEARTAGMAINTSTQPEKNSAKLFGKRFSPEAKKIVCIGTSTGGPRALQQVLTSLPKDIGVPLLVVQHMPPGFTKSLAARLDSLSSITVKEAEDGELLQKGTAYIAPGGFHLEVKNVGPSLAVRLSQAPPRNGHRPSVDVMFESVSAIKNYSKVAVVMTGMGADGSRGLIEMKKNGNVKAIAESQDSSIVFGMPKAAIATNMVDDVANVEHIAETIMNYI